In Deltaproteobacteria bacterium, the DNA window CGGGATCGCCCCGGAGAAGCAGCGGCAAGCCGCCCAGGTCATCCGGAGCAACGCCAAGATGACGGCCCGTGTGGCAGAAGACCTCATTGACGTCTCGCGGATCGCGCTCGGGGAGATGCGCTTCGTCCGCGAGCACGTCGATATGAGCACTCTCGTGAGCAACTGCGTCGCAAGCCGCGAGGCGAGCGCCCGCGAGGCGGGCATCGAACTCGAGTCCGCGCTCACCCCGGTGGTCGGCGTCGAGGGTGACCCTGTCCGCCTCGCCCAGGTGGTGATGAACCTCGTTGGGAACGCCATCCAGTACACACCCTCGGGGGGGCATGTGCGAGTGACCCTCTGGCAGTCCGGAGCGCAGGTGGTGCTCGCCGTGACCGATACGGGGCGCGGGGTCGGTGCCGCCGACGTTGAACGGATGTTCAAGCCGTTCGTCCGGCTCGGCGATGGTGGGGCGCTCGGCGTGGGGCTGGCCATTGCGCGGCACATCGTGCAGGCGCACGGAGG includes these proteins:
- a CDS encoding HAMP domain-containing histidine kinase, which produces GIAPEKQRQAAQVIRSNAKMTARVAEDLIDVSRIALGEMRFVREHVDMSTLVSNCVASREASAREAGIELESALTPVVGVEGDPVRLAQVVMNLVGNAIQYTPSGGHVRVTLWQSGAQVVLAVTDTGRGVGAADVERMFKPFVRLGDGGALGVGLAIARHIVQAHGGSIHAASAGQDLGTTVTVAIPASGMRKSIPVHRRRWFHIGGRQAGLPGLAH